GGGCACTGTCtgaccccagggagctgcagaacagGGAGTCGCTGCTGTCACAGGCGAAGGTCCTGCCCGCTTCAGGCATCCTCCCGCCCAGCCGCTCCTCCGCCGGCGTCTCCCTCTCGGCCCCAGGTTTCTTCTTGAAGCCCTTCCCGCAGAGCTGGACCACTCTGATGCTCTGCCCGCCGGGGTAGCCGTGGGGGCCGAGGTCCTCCAAGGCTCTGCGGGCGCTCTCCAGGCTCTCGTACTCCACCAGAGCGCAGCACTTGCTCAGCATCTCCGGgaagagctccagcagcttccgCACGTCGGAGGGCGGCTTGCGGCCCGGCCGCAGGATGCGGATGGAGGCGATGGGGCCGAAGGGGGTGAACACCCTGGTGATGGTCTCCAGGAATCTCCTCTGGAACAGCGGCAGCATGCCCTGATCCTGGAGCAGCAggtcccaggccagcagcagtctgcTAGGGGGGACGCTCAGCAGCGACTCGGGGATGGGGGTCCGGCGCCTGACTTTGGTGCCTGCCTCGttcacctccagcagctccgaGAAGCGGAGGGCGTAGAGCGTGAGGCGCCAGTCCCGGGTCAGGTACTTCACCTGCGGGAGAGAGGGGCCACAGGGTCCCCATGAGCCTCCCTAGGCAGGGACCACCCTAAACCCACCCCCCAGGCAGGCTGCGACCCAGCAGGCTGGAGCCGCGGCAAGGCAACATCCTCCTTCCTTGTGAGCAtccctggggtgggcaggagaaGGTCCCTGGTGCCCCCTGGACGCTGTGGGTCTTCTCTGTGGgtcacaggagccagcagtgcttccctgcagggctttgggtGAGCTCTCCCAAAGCAGCCCCGGGGGGCCATAGGCAGAGCAGGGGAATCCAGCCCTGAGGCTGCTTTGAGGACTTGTCCACCCCTTCCTCAAGCACCCTCCCTGCTTGGAGAAGTGCTGCAGCACATcaaaggcagggagcagagcccagctctgcaccaccagcacttcagcaggacacagacagcctgagcagagccctggaccTTCCCATGCACCCCAGCAGGGAGCCAGAGCACACCCAGACCCCTGGGGAGCCTCTGCCTGAAGCCCACTTCCCACCCCAGCcggccagcactgctggctccctACCTTCTTGAAGGAGGTCAGCAGCTTGATGCTGACAAATCCCATCTTGTTcttctggacatgcttcaggaGG
The DNA window shown above is from Dryobates pubescens isolate bDryPub1 chromosome 31, bDryPub1.pri, whole genome shotgun sequence and carries:
- the LOC104309485 gene encoding la-related protein 6 translates to MLPSQSSRVALELPSQPSRSSPVPSVPALHLLPARSRLLGHDRRRSLSRCFGDGGSARGADAESSKCSTTDLQLVQNIVSQVEFYLSDENLAKDAFLLKHVQKNKMGFVSIKLLTSFKKVKYLTRDWRLTLYALRFSELLEVNEAGTKVRRRTPIPESLLSVPPSRLLLAWDLLLQDQGMLPLFQRRFLETITRVFTPFGPIASIRILRPGRKPPSDVRKLLELFPEMLSKCCALVEYESLESARRALEDLGPHGYPGGQSIRVVQLCGKGFKKKPGAERETPAEERLGGRMPEAGRTFACDSSDSLFCSSLGSDSALQLSPPTLSRDPPSPTWPGDDFKPRSFSGSLSKAFPQLSSSSGAESGSIWAPWSSSSPLAAHPSPGRPPAVKQAPEPLGPDGTMGFYSSFGRGGLPLRR